The following DNA comes from Papaver somniferum cultivar HN1 unplaced genomic scaffold, ASM357369v1 unplaced-scaffold_4062, whole genome shotgun sequence.
GGAGTGTGGGCTGCTAAACCGCTGAGCGGGAGGTTTACCTTTAATTACATGAGCAAAGCCATGTGATCAACAAACAAGTAGGTCCTGAAACTTGCTCGATTACCGCATTTCTTTCAATACCCAAAACCCATTTGAAAGGACAAACAAATATTTGATACTACCTTGgaagtctataaatacctacacacCATGAACCATTCATATTCATCAAGTCTTCAATTATCTTGCTACAAACTCTTACAGCTTTCGGCTATCTTTTAACAAGCCTTTTGAGATCTATCACTCTTTACACTTCACTTACTACAATGGGTATCGGTTTACGTTCAATGGCCCTTCAATCCAAGCATATTCTAAAAAGGGCATCATCCGTTGTAGATGTTCCAAAAGGACATTGTGTTGTTTACGTGGGAGAGACTGAAAAGAAGAGTTTCATTGTTCCAGTATCTTACTTGAACCATCCTGCATTCCAAGACTTATTAAGCCGTGCTGAAGAAGAATTTGGATTCGATCACCCAATGGGAGGTCTCACCATTCCTTGCAAAGTGTCCGCTTTCGTTGATCTCACTTCTCAGTTGAGGGCTTCATGAAAAGAGGATGAACAACAGATAGTTTCTAGAGATTTAGATAGGCAATTTTTTATGTAGAGGGGTTGTGACACCCATGTAAAAAAacccttctttttttctttaattgaTTGTGCAGAGTTAGAAAAGACTCTCCCGTTTAAAGAATCGTTAATACAAGTCTTATTCCTTTACATGATTACATCCATTACAACTTCGAATCTTGATGGATGTGTTGTTTAGTTCTAAGCCTATATTAATATCTGTTAGTTCAGTGTCATGTTTCTTTGAGTAACTAGGAAGTTCCAACTTCCTAGTTACTCGCTCAGCGAAGTAACTTCTCCATAACAATTCTAGCAATGAGAATcagttaaaaccaactcaaagATTATAGTTCTAGAACAGAAGAACATTCACAACAAGTGTACAACTTGTACCAATAGTTAGTTACGAGTACCACAGCAACACCTCACTGAATACCTGATTTCTACTTGAAAACTATGTGGTATGGGCATTATTAGCAAACAGCTGCTAATTTTCAATCAATATTCGTAGCAGACAGAAGCTAGCTAGCTAGCCAGTTTCCTTGGTTTAGCAATCTCAAGCTAGGTCCTCACAATACTCTGTGGTCTGGCTTTGCAATTTAAACCACATCCACGAATTTGTCCACGAAAAAGTATGTTCCTAGCTAACTTTAAAGTTTTAATTGTACTAGACCAGATTTCGACCACGCAAACTGAATATTTATTTCCTTCCAATTTGGAGGAGACCCAATGAAAGAATCAAAATTTGTGATACCCGAATTGAACTACGATCGAACCTAAATTCCCTCCTTAGCGAAACTAGAATGCTTATAGGTTAAATGTACCGGAATATTGAATGCCGTGAGTCGTGACTAACCAGATTGGCTAAACTGGTCTTTCGTACATGTTCAATCTTTGATACTATAATATAGATTTGCAAAAGTGCACCTTGGTAGAAAGTTCACCACAGTAGTAGCAGATATGTATGATCTAGAAAATTCTCAATTTCCTCATAATATGGACCCTCTCCGTGATCTCTCTCTTTCAAACTGCCTAAAGAAAACAAGTATCCAACAAGAGATTTAGCGAAATTTATTATTCAGTTGTCATGTGTCAGATTATCAATGACCAATACTTTTTATGAAAAGGTAAGAATCCTGTTTAGCAGCAAATAGTACTAGATTGCAAAAAGTCATCATCATAGCATGTATTTATGACATAAGTGATCATGCCATATTGAACACCTACATGCAGTTATTAACCAGTCAGTTTCAATCATTTCATTACCTTGTTAGGACAGTAGGCTCAGAACTTAGGTCATCCTTTGATTGTTGAAACTTACAAACTAACACTTGCACATGGACTTGCTTTTTCTATTAATAACTAAGATTATGACTTCACACCTTCAAGTGGGATTGACAACCTTAGATTGGATGGAAGTGTTTGAGAGATTCTTGTTAAATTGGATGACCGAAGCCATGTGAATCATAAACATGTAGGTCCTGAAACTTACCCGATTTCCGGCTTCATCTCTAAACAGAAAACCCACTTGAAAGGGCAAATGAAAAAAAACCTAACACTTGCCCaaactctataaatacccaatgATTCAAGTTATCTTCAAGTCATCTACCTCATCTGAAATTCATACAACTATCTGATCACCAAACTGTTTTAAGATCACTTTTTCCTTTCCTTCACTTCAAAATGGTTATCCGTTTCCGTTCAATGGTTTCTCGGtcaaagcaaattctcaaactacAATCTCTTCTCACTCAACCAGCATCATCGTTAATAGTAGATGTACCTAAAGGTCATTGTGCTGTTTATGTTGGAGAAACTGAAAAGAAAAGGTTCTTGGTTCCAATATCTTACTTGAATCATCCCATGTTTCAAGACTTACTAAGAAGTGCAGAAGAAGAGTTTGGTTTTGATCATCCGATGGGAGGTCTCACAATTCCTTGTAAAGAAGCCGCCTTCATAGATTTAACTACTCAGTTGAATGCATCATGAAGAGAAACAAAAGCCGGATGGTCTACAAACAATTGTATATAGCGATTTTGTCAGAAAACTTGGGAAAGTTCCCCTGTCAGGTCTTGGGTACGTAGGGAAACGTGATCGTCACAAAATTTGCACGAATCTCTCTGATTTCAAACAAAATCCACACAGATTTTTTTAGGACCTTGCAGAGAAAATGATGAGCTATCACGAGGAAATCTGGAAATGTATGGTTAATAGATTCCAGACTTCACAATTCACATATATGATAAGCTAACAGTACCAACGGAATTCAAATGTCATTTCCGGTCTTGCTCTTTTCATCCTTTTGAGGAGAAAGGTTAAAAGTCATTTatcatgaaaagaaaagaaaagatgaaTACAAGAGGAGTGGCGAACCCAGAGGGAGGGCAATGCCACTCCAAAACCTAAAGAGAAAACAAATGGAGGAAACAACCTACCCCAAACTAGAACAACAGCCGATTCTCATCCTTTTAACCAGACTGTTGAAAACGTCCTTTCACCCAGCTACTCCAATTTCTTTGAATAAGATAGTTTTGAGCGTTTCTAGATTCTAGAATGAGCAAGTAAATGTGAAAGTTACTTGCGTGAAAAGTTATAAGGTTGAATATTTGCGGACAGTCCGCCGCACGTAAaagtaaaatatttttttgttgttgatcgaTTGCACCCTCCTGAAATGGGAAGTTAGTAAAGGGAATCATTTACAATAAATGAGATAAACAAATCTACTACTAGATTTTCATGCCTTGATGACCGGCGCAAAAAACTGTATATTCTGACAAGGTAAGTGAAAATTTCCTTAGCAAATAGTGCAATGATCATTTAGTAGTATCAGGTATCTACCAGGATGGTGTGTATAATCAAGCCATGTTTGGACATATGCATGTATTTTTATCTCTGTTGCGAAACGTAGGCCCAGTGCTCTTGTCATTGCG
Coding sequences within:
- the LOC113342391 gene encoding auxin-responsive protein SAUR23-like; this encodes MGIGLRSMALQSKHILKRASSVVDVPKGHCVVYVGETEKKSFIVPVSYLNHPAFQDLLSRAEEEFGFDHPMGGLTIPCKVSAFVDLTSQLRAS
- the LOC113342387 gene encoding auxin-responsive protein SAUR23-like, whose amino-acid sequence is MVIRFRSMVSRSKQILKLQSLLTQPASSLIVDVPKGHCAVYVGETEKKRFLVPISYLNHPMFQDLLRSAEEEFGFDHPMGGLTIPCKEAAFIDLTTQLNAS